A genomic stretch from Terriglobales bacterium includes:
- a CDS encoding SH3 domain-containing protein, which yields MYVSVPRVSLRDRVAALYTKVGTVNAGDRVEILERQKRFARVRTPAGQEGWLEQRYLVDQKVYDEIQKMTADAAKRPPQGTATARSQTNLHVAPGRDTEHIFQLEEGAKAQVLARATAEKPGAVAPVPLKAKKAQGGEEEKPQPVLEDFWLVRGGPERAGWVLARMLDLDVPLEIAQYAEGQRIVAYFVLNEVQDGDKKAAQYLVALTESKEGLPFDFNQVRVFTWNGKRHRYETAYRERNLFGLLPIRTGVEDFGKEGRLPVFSLRVQGEDGNTLERKYKLNTPIVRRVLVPGEQPGKSRRVAVPKAASAKKRKH from the coding sequence ATGTACGTCTCGGTGCCGCGGGTGTCCTTGCGCGACCGGGTCGCGGCCCTCTACACCAAGGTCGGGACGGTCAACGCCGGCGACCGGGTGGAGATCCTGGAGCGGCAGAAGCGGTTCGCGCGGGTGCGCACGCCGGCAGGCCAGGAAGGCTGGCTGGAGCAGCGCTACCTGGTGGACCAGAAGGTCTACGACGAGATCCAGAAGATGACCGCCGACGCGGCCAAGCGGCCCCCGCAAGGCACGGCCACGGCGCGCAGCCAGACCAACCTGCACGTCGCCCCCGGGCGCGACACCGAACACATCTTTCAACTGGAAGAGGGAGCCAAAGCCCAGGTGCTGGCGCGAGCCACGGCGGAGAAGCCGGGTGCGGTCGCGCCGGTCCCGCTGAAGGCGAAGAAGGCGCAGGGCGGCGAGGAAGAAAAGCCGCAGCCGGTGCTGGAAGACTTCTGGCTGGTACGGGGCGGGCCGGAGCGCGCCGGCTGGGTCCTGGCAAGGATGCTCGACCTCGATGTGCCCCTGGAGATCGCGCAGTATGCGGAAGGCCAGCGCATCGTCGCCTATTTCGTGCTGAATGAGGTCCAGGACGGGGACAAGAAGGCGGCGCAGTACCTGGTGGCGCTCACCGAATCCAAGGAAGGCCTGCCGTTCGACTTCAACCAGGTGCGGGTCTTCACCTGGAATGGGAAGCGGCACCGCTATGAGACTGCGTACCGGGAACGCAATCTGTTCGGCCTGCTGCCCATCCGCACCGGGGTCGAGGATTTCGGGAAGGAAGGCCGCTTGCCAGTGTTCAGTCTCCGGGTCCAGGGCGAGGACGGGAACACCTTGGAACGCAAGTACAAGCTCAACACTCCGATCGTGCGGCGGGTGCTGGTGCCGGGCGAGCAGCCGGGGAAGAGCCGGCGCGTGGCCGTCCCTAAGGCCGCTTCCGCGAAGAAGAGAAAGCACTGA